Proteins found in one Rhodobacteraceae bacterium D3-12 genomic segment:
- the betA gene encoding choline dehydrogenase produces MEADYVIVGAGSAGCAMAYRLAEAGRSVVVIEHGGTDAGPFIQMPAALSYPMNMNRYDWGYKSEPEPGLGGRQLVAPRGKVIGGSSSINGMVYVRGHASDFDHWAETGATGWGYADVLPYYKRMEHWHDGGHGGDPAWRGKDGPLHVTRGPRKNPLYHAFVEAGREAGYPVTADYNGQQQEGFGAFEQTVWKGRRWSAANAYLKPAIKGGKCTVVNGLATRIVIENGRARGVEIARKGGKEVVSARVEVIVAASAFNSPKLLMLSGIGPAAHLAEHGIDVLVDRPGVGANLQDHLEVYFQMAASQPITLYKHWNVLSKALIGAQWLFTKTGLGATNSFESCAFIRSAAGVDYPDIQFHFLPFAVRYDGKAAAEGHGFQAHVGPMRAASRGAVTLRSADPADAPRIFFNYMSEDKDWQDFRRVIRLTREIFQQEAFAPFVRHEIQPGPDVTSDAAIDDFLREHAESAYHPCGTCRMGRADDPMAVVDPECRVIGVDGLRVADSSIFPRITNGNLNGPSIMVGEKAADHILGRAPLPASNEEPWIHPDWETSQR; encoded by the coding sequence ATGGAAGCGGATTATGTAATCGTCGGCGCAGGCAGCGCGGGTTGTGCCATGGCCTATCGGTTGGCCGAGGCGGGGCGTTCGGTTGTGGTGATCGAACATGGTGGCACGGACGCAGGGCCGTTCATTCAGATGCCGGCGGCGCTCAGCTATCCGATGAACATGAACCGCTATGACTGGGGCTATAAAAGCGAGCCGGAACCGGGGCTGGGCGGGCGGCAATTGGTGGCACCGCGTGGCAAGGTGATTGGCGGGTCGTCCTCGATCAACGGGATGGTTTACGTGCGCGGCCATGCCAGTGATTTCGACCATTGGGCCGAAACGGGGGCGACGGGTTGGGGCTATGCCGATGTGCTGCCTTATTACAAGCGGATGGAGCATTGGCATGACGGCGGCCATGGCGGCGACCCGGCGTGGCGTGGCAAGGATGGCCCGCTGCATGTCACCCGTGGGCCGCGCAAGAACCCGCTCTATCACGCCTTTGTCGAGGCCGGTCGCGAGGCGGGCTATCCCGTCACCGCCGACTATAACGGCCAACAGCAAGAAGGCTTTGGCGCGTTTGAGCAAACGGTGTGGAAGGGGCGGCGCTGGTCTGCGGCGAATGCCTATCTCAAGCCCGCGATCAAGGGCGGCAAGTGCACGGTGGTCAACGGCCTCGCCACGCGGATCGTTATCGAAAACGGGCGCGCCAGAGGGGTCGAAATTGCCCGCAAGGGCGGCAAAGAGGTGGTGAGCGCGCGCGTCGAGGTGATCGTTGCGGCCTCGGCCTTTAACTCGCCCAAGCTGTTGATGCTGTCGGGCATTGGCCCGGCGGCGCATCTGGCCGAACACGGGATTGATGTGCTGGTCGACCGCCCCGGCGTGGGCGCGAATTTGCAGGACCATCTGGAGGTGTATTTCCAGATGGCCGCCTCGCAGCCGATCACGCTTTATAAGCACTGGAATGTGCTGTCCAAGGCGCTGATCGGGGCGCAATGGCTGTTTACCAAGACCGGGCTGGGCGCGACCAACAGCTTTGAAAGCTGCGCTTTTATTCGCTCTGCCGCCGGGGTGGATTACCCGGATATCCAGTTCCACTTCCTGCCGTTTGCCGTGCGCTATGATGGCAAGGCCGCGGCCGAGGGGCACGGCTTTCAGGCCCATGTCGGGCCGATGCGCGCCGCCTCGCGCGGGGCGGTTACGTTGCGCTCTGCTGATCCTGCGGATGCGCCACGCATCTTCTTTAACTATATGAGCGAGGACAAGGATTGGCAGGATTTCCGCCGTGTTATCCGTCTCACCCGCGAGATTTTCCAGCAGGAGGCGTTCGCGCCCTTTGTGCGGCATGAAATTCAGCCCGGACCGGATGTGACCAGCGACGCGGCGATTGATGACTTCCTGCGCGAGCACGCCGAAAGCGCCTATCACCCCTGTGGTACTTGCCGGATGGGGCGCGCCGATGATCCGATGGCGGTGGTTGACCCCGAATGCCGGGTGATCGGCGTTGACGGCTTGCGCGTTGCGGACAGCTCGATCTTTCCGCGCATCACCAATGGCAATTTGAACGGCCCGTCGATCATGGTGGGAGAGAAGGCGGCGGACCATATTTTAGGGCGCGCGCCGCTGCCTGCCTCGAATGAGGAGCCTTGGATACATCCGGATTGGGAGACGTCACAGCGGTGA
- a CDS encoding amidohydrolase family protein — translation MRSPEEQAQWLASHTEEIIDPTREITDPHHHLWAGRLGTDYELAELWEDTEAGHNISKTVFIECGSAYKRGTPDPFAPIAETRYVVEIAEAAAQQPAKAQIAGIVAHADLRLPIETLDKVLDAHEEAGQGLFRGIRHAGAWDEERDIFLFAGQPTPQIYLDPDFQRGLRHLGARGLTYDTWHFHPQNGEFLALAQACPDTTIILDHFGTPLGVGRFTDKREAYFAQWQGEMAAIADCPNVVAKLGGLAMPTNGFGWDRRDHPPTSQEFVAAQGKWYDHMIACFGAERAMFESNFPVDRLSVSYAVYWNAMKRIAAPCQRRINKRCFRARRTGSMTCKRCV, via the coding sequence ATGCGCAGCCCCGAAGAGCAGGCCCAATGGCTCGCCAGCCACACCGAGGAGATCATCGACCCCACCCGCGAGATCACCGATCCGCACCACCACCTCTGGGCCGGGCGGCTGGGCACCGATTACGAACTGGCCGAGCTTTGGGAGGATACCGAGGCCGGGCATAACATCTCCAAAACGGTCTTTATCGAATGCGGCTCGGCCTATAAACGCGGCACGCCCGATCCCTTCGCCCCGATTGCCGAGACGCGCTATGTGGTCGAAATTGCCGAGGCGGCAGCACAGCAACCGGCCAAGGCCCAGATCGCTGGCATCGTCGCTCACGCCGATCTGCGCTTGCCTATCGAGACGCTGGACAAGGTGCTCGACGCTCATGAAGAGGCCGGGCAGGGGCTGTTTCGCGGCATCCGCCACGCCGGGGCATGGGATGAAGAGCGCGACATTTTCCTCTTTGCCGGACAGCCCACGCCGCAGATCTACCTCGATCCAGATTTCCAACGCGGCCTGCGCCACCTCGGCGCGCGTGGGCTGACCTATGACACATGGCATTTCCACCCGCAAAACGGCGAATTCCTTGCTCTGGCACAGGCTTGCCCCGACACCACGATCATCCTTGACCATTTCGGCACGCCGCTCGGGGTGGGCCGGTTCACCGACAAGCGGGAGGCCTATTTCGCGCAATGGCAGGGCGAAATGGCCGCGATCGCCGATTGCCCCAATGTGGTGGCCAAATTGGGCGGGCTGGCTATGCCGACCAACGGCTTTGGCTGGGACCGGCGCGACCACCCGCCAACATCGCAAGAATTCGTGGCGGCGCAGGGCAAATGGTATGATCACATGATCGCCTGTTTCGGCGCCGAGCGCGCCATGTTCGAAAGCAATTTCCCGGTGGATCGCCTGTCCGTCTCCTATGCGGTCTATTGGAACGCGATGAAACGGATCGCCGCCCCCTGCCAGAGGCGGATCAACAAGCGCTGTTTTCGGGCACGGCGAACCGGGTCTATGACCTGTAAGCGATGCGTTTGA
- a CDS encoding DUF465 domain-containing protein — protein MSHTPHELHEEFPDHADKLVALKAENAHFAKLADEYHEINRAVHRAETNVEPVEELAEVEMRKTRAALKDEIYAILSA, from the coding sequence ATGTCCCACACCCCCCATGAGCTTCACGAAGAGTTCCCCGACCACGCCGACAAACTTGTCGCGCTCAAGGCCGAAAACGCCCATTTCGCCAAGCTCGCCGATGAGTATCACGAGATAAACCGCGCGGTGCATCGCGCCGAAACCAATGTTGAGCCGGTCGAGGAGCTGGCCGAGGTCGAGATGCGCAAAACCCGCGCCGCCCTCAAAGACGAAATCTACGCGATTTTGTCGGCCTAA
- a CDS encoding alpha/beta fold hydrolase: MTERPVMTLLKLATLLLTVSFGGLFAFDRIERELVYPFDPTEVSPRDIGLSMRAERFESGGQQLVVWVAQPSQGKPVILYFHGNAGNLAARAGRFQRFMARGYGVVAPAYRGSSGSSGQPNEAALSFDAGRILQRIGQFTGDAPVVIYGESLGTGVTLTAVDRAGVQPAAVVLEAPFTSVRAVALNAYPQLAPVIERMKSKWDSLSRVKRLTAPLLVLHGTDDSLIPIAQGRQIHAAARASHKQFREVKGGHHTDLWRSDVLPDLWRFIDRFGAP; this comes from the coding sequence ATGACCGAAAGACCTGTGATGACCCTGCTCAAACTCGCCACCCTTCTGCTCACCGTCAGCTTTGGCGGCTTGTTCGCGTTTGACCGCATCGAACGCGAGCTGGTCTATCCGTTTGATCCCACCGAAGTATCGCCGCGCGACATCGGCCTTTCGATGCGCGCCGAACGGTTTGAAAGCGGCGGGCAGCAGCTTGTTGTCTGGGTGGCGCAGCCGAGCCAAGGCAAGCCCGTCATCCTGTATTTTCATGGCAATGCCGGCAATCTCGCTGCCCGCGCCGGGCGGTTTCAACGCTTTATGGCGCGCGGCTACGGCGTTGTTGCGCCCGCCTATCGCGGCTCGTCAGGCTCTAGCGGGCAACCCAATGAGGCGGCGCTGAGCTTTGATGCGGGGCGGATTTTGCAACGCATCGGCCAGTTCACGGGCGATGCGCCGGTGGTGATCTATGGCGAAAGCCTTGGCACTGGCGTGACGCTTACGGCGGTGGACCGTGCCGGAGTGCAGCCCGCCGCCGTAGTATTGGAAGCGCCGTTCACCTCGGTGCGGGCCGTCGCGCTCAACGCCTACCCCCAGCTTGCGCCGGTGATCGAGCGGATGAAAAGCAAGTGGGATTCGTTGAGCCGGGTCAAGCGGTTAACCGCGCCGCTTTTGGTTCTGCATGGCACGGATGACAGTCTGATCCCGATTGCGCAGGGGCGGCAAATCCATGCCGCCGCCCGCGCCTCTCATAAGCAGTTTCGGGAGGTCAAAGGCGGGCATCACACCGATCTTTGGCGAAGCGATGTGCTGCCCGATCTTTGGCGCTTTATCGACCGCTTTGGCGCGCCTTAG
- a CDS encoding short-chain fatty acyl-CoA regulator family protein translates to MANPKIYAGAKLRETRRRLGLTQKDFATKLGVSLPYLNQMENNKRPVSTTVVLALAQEFGFDVTELASGDSERLVSDMREAMADPVFADDPPPLADLRLTASNAPGLARAFLELHRAYRQTHERLASLDEALGREDARTPEASRLASPWDEVRDFFHYCDNYIDAVDRAAEHFANGAGANASVGAIMAQASRALGAQGIRVQESDDPALRRFDPAARLLTLSSRAAPETRAFQLLLQLALVKQDALLEATLDLARFQSDEARSIAKIGLANYFAGAALMPYGRFLAAAQETRHDLERLAQHFGASIEQVAHRLSTMQRPGAKGIPFFFVRVDQAGTITKRHSATRLQFARFGGACPLWNVHQAFETPGRFLRQLAETPDGVRYISIARDVSKPGGSYGAPVRRFAIALGCEVTHADAIIYADGLDVSERQSFEPIGISCRICERVQCHQRSVPPLERRLTIDANARGVLPYEVG, encoded by the coding sequence ATGGCCAACCCGAAAATCTATGCCGGGGCCAAGCTTCGCGAGACGCGCCGACGTCTTGGGCTTACCCAAAAGGATTTCGCCACCAAGCTGGGCGTGAGCCTGCCCTACCTCAACCAGATGGAAAACAACAAACGCCCGGTCAGCACCACCGTGGTCCTCGCCCTTGCGCAGGAGTTCGGCTTTGACGTGACCGAGCTTGCCAGCGGCGACAGCGAGCGTCTTGTCAGTGACATGCGCGAGGCGATGGCCGATCCGGTGTTTGCCGATGATCCGCCGCCTTTGGCCGATCTGCGCCTGACGGCCTCGAATGCGCCGGGGCTGGCGCGGGCTTTTCTGGAATTGCACCGCGCCTATCGCCAGACCCATGAGCGGCTTGCCAGTCTGGACGAGGCCCTTGGCCGCGAGGATGCGCGCACGCCAGAGGCATCGCGCCTTGCCAGCCCGTGGGACGAGGTGCGCGACTTCTTTCATTATTGCGACAATTACATCGACGCGGTGGATCGCGCCGCCGAGCATTTCGCCAATGGCGCGGGCGCCAATGCAAGCGTCGGCGCGATCATGGCACAGGCAAGCCGGGCGCTTGGGGCGCAGGGCATTCGGGTTCAGGAAAGCGACGACCCCGCGCTGCGCCGGTTCGACCCGGCGGCGCGTTTGTTGACGCTGTCGTCACGCGCCGCGCCGGAAACCCGCGCCTTTCAGCTTTTGTTGCAACTGGCGCTGGTCAAGCAAGATGCCTTGCTGGAAGCCACGCTTGATCTGGCGCGGTTTCAAAGCGACGAGGCCCGCAGCATCGCCAAAATCGGGCTGGCCAATTATTTCGCCGGGGCCGCCTTGATGCCCTATGGCCGGTTTCTGGCGGCGGCGCAGGAAACGCGCCATGATCTTGAGCGGCTGGCGCAACATTTCGGGGCGTCGATCGAACAGGTCGCCCACCGGCTGAGCACGATGCAGCGCCCCGGTGCCAAGGGCATTCCGTTCTTTTTCGTGCGCGTCGATCAGGCCGGCACGATCACCAAGCGCCATTCGGCGACGCGGCTGCAATTTGCCCGTTTTGGTGGGGCTTGTCCGCTGTGGAATGTGCATCAGGCGTTCGAGACGCCGGGGCGGTTTCTGCGCCAGCTGGCGGAAACGCCGGACGGGGTGCGCTATATCTCGATTGCGCGGGATGTGTCGAAACCGGGCGGCTCTTATGGCGCGCCGGTGCGCCGTTTCGCGATTGCTCTGGGCTGTGAGGTAACCCATGCCGATGCGATCATCTATGCCGATGGTCTGGATGTCAGCGAGCGGCAAAGCTTTGAACCGATTGGCATTTCCTGCCGGATTTGCGAGCGGGTGCAATGCCACCAACGCTCGGTTCCGCCGCTTGAGCGGCGCTTGACGATTGACGCGAATGCGCGTGGCGTTCTGCCTTACGAGGTGGGGTGA
- a CDS encoding multidrug effflux MFS transporter — protein MTPFPPPKFLDRRSPPKIGTLVALTGVSALSMNLFLPSLPGMAEYFDTTPAVMSLSVGVYLLVNALLQLVIGPISDNLGRRRVILAGLAIYMLATLGCIWSTSATMFLAFRMLQASVAVAMVLGRAVVRDTTPADQASAKIAYVSMGMSLIPMIGPAIGGYLEQNYGWHANFWALFAAGLAVFVLALGDLGETARPSGLSLGQQFREIPFLLKSPRFWGYSMAATLSSGAFFAYLGGAPFVAKELFGLSPQELGLYFAAPGIGYFFGNYIAGRYSQRIGMNRMVLWGYIVALSGMVLSIWLSLTGLQTPFSFFAVMVPVGIGNGMSIPNAVSGQLSVRPHLAGTASGLGGSMMLSGGAALSALAGVLLVGASSDAPLVFLITATLAGGLISILLVMRREARLGAAL, from the coding sequence ATGACACCGTTCCCTCCGCCGAAATTTCTTGACCGCCGCAGCCCGCCAAAGATCGGGACCTTGGTGGCGTTGACCGGCGTGTCGGCCCTGTCGATGAACCTGTTCCTGCCGTCGCTGCCCGGTATGGCCGAGTATTTCGACACGACTCCGGCGGTGATGAGCCTGTCGGTCGGGGTTTACCTGTTGGTCAACGCGCTGCTGCAGCTGGTGATCGGGCCGATCTCGGACAATCTGGGGCGTCGGCGGGTGATCCTTGCAGGGTTGGCGATCTATATGCTGGCGACTTTGGGCTGTATCTGGTCGACCAGCGCGACGATGTTTCTGGCCTTTCGCATGCTACAGGCATCGGTCGCGGTGGCGATGGTTCTGGGGCGCGCGGTGGTGCGGGACACCACCCCGGCGGATCAGGCCAGCGCCAAAATCGCCTATGTCTCTATGGGCATGTCGCTGATCCCGATGATTGGCCCGGCGATCGGCGGATACCTTGAACAAAACTATGGCTGGCACGCGAATTTCTGGGCGCTGTTTGCCGCCGGACTGGCGGTTTTTGTCCTCGCCCTTGGCGATCTGGGCGAGACGGCCCGGCCAAGCGGCTTGTCCCTTGGGCAGCAATTCCGCGAGATCCCTTTCCTGCTGAAAAGCCCGCGTTTCTGGGGGTATAGCATGGCTGCAACCTTATCGAGCGGGGCGTTTTTTGCCTATCTCGGCGGGGCGCCCTTTGTGGCAAAAGAGCTGTTCGGGCTGAGCCCTCAGGAGCTGGGTCTTTATTTCGCGGCCCCCGGCATCGGCTATTTCTTTGGCAACTATATCGCCGGGCGCTATTCACAGCGCATCGGCATGAACCGCATGGTGCTTTGGGGCTATATCGTGGCGCTGTCGGGGATGGTCTTGTCGATCTGGCTGTCGCTGACCGGCCTGCAAACGCCGTTCAGCTTTTTCGCGGTGATGGTGCCGGTTGGTATCGGCAATGGGATGAGCATTCCCAACGCCGTCTCGGGGCAGCTTTCGGTGCGCCCGCATCTGGCGGGAACGGCCTCGGGGCTTGGCGGGTCGATGATGCTGAGCGGCGGCGCGGCCCTGTCGGCGCTGGCCGGGGTGCTGTTGGTCGGCGCCTCAAGCGACGCACCGCTGGTGTTTCTGATCACCGCAACATTGGCCGGGGGGTTGATCTCGATCTTGCTGGTGATGCGACGCGAGGCGCGGCTGGGCGCGGCGCTTTGA
- a CDS encoding acyl-CoA carboxylase subunit beta, translated as MKDILQELDERRAVARKGGGDKRIEAQHAKGKLTARERIELLLDEGSFEEFDMFVTHRCTDFGMEKQKHAGDGVVTGWGTINGRMVYVFSQDFTVFGGSLSETHAQKICKIMDMAMQNGAPVVGINDSGGARIQEGVASLAGYADVFQRNIMASGVVPQISVIMGPCAGGAVYSPAMTDFIFMVKDSSYMFVTGPDVVKTVTNEVVTAEELGGASTHTRKSSVADGAFENDVEALAEVRRLVDFLPLNNREKPPVRPFFDDPARRDQSLDTLIPENANTPYDMKELIVKVADEGDFYEIQEDFAKNIITGFIRIEGQTVGVVGNQPMVLAGCLDIDSSRKAARFVRFCDAFEIPILTFVDVPGFLPGTSQEFGGVIKHGAKLLFAYGEATVPKVTVITRKAYGGAYDVMASKHLRGDFNYAWPTAEIAVMGAKGATEIIHRADLGDEEKIAAHAAEYEKNFANPFKAAERGFIDEVIMPHSTRKRVSRAFASLRNKKLQNPWKKHDNIPL; from the coding sequence ATGAAAGACATTCTTCAGGAGCTTGATGAGCGCCGCGCCGTGGCCCGCAAAGGCGGTGGTGACAAGCGGATCGAGGCCCAGCACGCCAAGGGCAAGCTGACCGCTCGCGAGCGGATCGAGCTGTTGCTTGACGAGGGCAGCTTTGAAGAGTTTGACATGTTTGTCACCCATCGCTGCACCGATTTTGGCATGGAAAAACAAAAGCATGCGGGTGATGGCGTGGTCACGGGCTGGGGCACGATCAATGGTCGCATGGTCTATGTCTTTAGTCAGGATTTCACCGTCTTTGGCGGCTCGCTGTCGGAAACCCACGCCCAGAAGATCTGTAAGATCATGGACATGGCAATGCAGAACGGCGCGCCGGTTGTTGGCATCAACGATTCGGGCGGCGCACGTATTCAGGAAGGCGTGGCCAGCCTCGCCGGTTATGCCGACGTGTTCCAGCGCAACATCATGGCCTCGGGCGTGGTGCCGCAGATTTCCGTGATCATGGGCCCCTGCGCCGGCGGCGCGGTTTACAGCCCGGCGATGACCGACTTTATCTTTATGGTCAAAGACTCGTCCTACATGTTCGTGACCGGCCCGGATGTTGTAAAAACCGTGACAAACGAGGTGGTTACCGCCGAAGAGCTGGGCGGGGCAAGCACCCACACACGCAAAAGCTCGGTCGCGGATGGGGCGTTTGAAAACGATGTCGAGGCGCTGGCCGAGGTTCGCCGTCTGGTCGATTTCCTGCCGCTCAACAACCGCGAGAAACCACCCGTGCGGCCGTTCTTTGACGACCCCGCGCGACGTGATCAGAGCCTTGATACGCTGATCCCCGAAAACGCCAACACGCCTTACGACATGAAAGAATTGATCGTAAAGGTGGCGGACGAGGGCGATTTTTACGAAATTCAGGAAGACTTTGCCAAGAACATCATCACCGGGTTTATCCGTATCGAAGGCCAGACGGTCGGCGTGGTCGGGAACCAGCCGATGGTGCTTGCCGGTTGTCTTGATATCGACAGCTCGCGCAAGGCCGCGCGCTTTGTAAGGTTCTGTGATGCCTTTGAAATTCCGATCCTGACCTTTGTTGACGTGCCCGGATTTTTGCCCGGCACAAGTCAGGAATTCGGCGGCGTCATCAAACATGGTGCCAAGCTGCTCTTTGCCTATGGCGAGGCGACGGTGCCCAAGGTCACGGTGATCACCCGCAAGGCCTATGGCGGTGCCTATGACGTGATGGCGTCCAAGCATCTGCGCGGCGATTTCAACTATGCCTGGCCCACCGCCGAGATCGCGGTGATGGGGGCCAAGGGCGCGACCGAGATCATCCACCGCGCCGACCTTGGCGATGAGGAAAAGATCGCGGCCCATGCGGCGGAGTATGAAAAGAACTTCGCCAACCCGTTCAAGGCGGCCGAGCGGGGCTTTATCGACGAAGTGATCATGCCCCATTCGACCCGCAAGCGCGTGTCGCGGGCTTTTGCCAGCCTGCGCAACAAGAAGCTGCAGAACCCGTGGAAAAAACACGATAATATCCCGCTTTGA
- a CDS encoding DUF6497 family protein: MFAFGLAVGAGLFVAGQGMAEGVYPVPKLPSGLAVEVLDKFLDVKADGELTFGRFRFLAPELPDTAAMAYEVRLKDMDVLCADYALPHVKVTPDPVDRIVISISDKPIKFGETAPGVVQFFEVYRIENGACIWEEF; this comes from the coding sequence GTGTTTGCCTTTGGTTTGGCGGTGGGCGCGGGGCTGTTCGTCGCGGGGCAGGGCATGGCCGAGGGGGTCTATCCGGTGCCAAAGCTGCCCTCGGGGCTGGCTGTCGAGGTGCTGGACAAGTTTCTTGACGTCAAGGCCGACGGCGAGCTGACATTCGGGCGGTTCCGCTTTCTGGCGCCAGAGCTGCCCGACACGGCGGCGATGGCCTATGAGGTGCGGCTCAAAGACATGGATGTGCTGTGCGCCGACTACGCGCTGCCGCATGTCAAAGTCACACCCGATCCGGTGGACCGGATCGTGATTTCAATCTCGGACAAGCCGATCAAATTCGGCGAAACCGCGCCCGGCGTGGTGCAGTTTTTTGAGGTTTATCGCATCGAAAACGGTGCCTGTATTTGGGAGGAATTCTGA
- a CDS encoding acetyl/propionyl/methylcrotonyl-CoA carboxylase subunit alpha, translating into MFKKILIANRGEIACRVIKTARKMGIKTVAIYSDADKQALHVQMADEAVNIGPPPANQSYIVIDNVMKAIRETGAEAVHPGYGFLSENSKFAQALEAEGVAFIGPPVGAIEAMGDKITSKKIAQDADVSTVPGYMGLIEDADEAVKISNEIGYPVMIKASAGGGGKGMRIAWSDEEAREGFQSSKNEAASSFGDDRIFIEKFVTQPRHIEIQVLCDSHGNGIYLGERECSIQRRNQKVVEEAPSPFLDEATRKAMGEQAVALAQAVDYASAGTVEFIVDGAKNFYFLEMNTRLQVEHPVTELITGVDLVEQMIRVAAGEKLTLAQKDVKLEGWAIENRLYAEDPYRNFLPSIGRLSMYRPPAETAAGPLLVNGKWQGEAPEGAAAVRNDTGVYEGGEISMYYDPMIAKLCTWAPTRDAAIEAMRIALDSFELEGIGHNLPFLSAVMDHPVFMAGEMTTAFIEEQYPEGFEGVELPSETLRRIAASAAAMHRVAEIRRTRVSGRMDNHERRVGTDWVVTLQGESFDVTIDADHDGSTVRFADGSTMRVASRWTPGDSLAEITVDGAPLVLKVGKISGGFRLRSRGADLKVHVRSPRQAELAALMPEKLPPDTSKMLLCPMPGLIVKIDVEVGQEVQEGQALCSVEAMKMENILRAERKAVVSKINAGPGDSLAVDEVIMEFE; encoded by the coding sequence ATGTTCAAGAAGATCCTGATTGCCAACCGGGGCGAAATTGCCTGCCGGGTGATCAAGACCGCCCGCAAGATGGGGATCAAGACGGTCGCCATTTATTCGGACGCCGACAAGCAGGCGTTGCATGTGCAAATGGCGGATGAGGCCGTAAACATCGGCCCGCCGCCAGCGAACCAGTCCTATATCGTGATCGACAACGTGATGAAGGCGATCCGCGAGACCGGCGCCGAGGCCGTGCACCCGGGTTATGGTTTTCTGAGTGAAAACAGCAAGTTCGCGCAAGCTCTTGAAGCTGAAGGCGTGGCGTTTATCGGCCCACCCGTAGGCGCGATTGAGGCGATGGGTGACAAGATCACCTCGAAGAAGATCGCCCAAGACGCCGATGTCAGCACCGTGCCCGGCTATATGGGGTTGATCGAGGATGCGGATGAGGCGGTGAAAATCTCGAACGAGATTGGCTATCCGGTGATGATCAAGGCCTCTGCCGGGGGCGGCGGCAAGGGGATGCGGATTGCATGGAGCGACGAGGAAGCGCGCGAAGGGTTCCAATCGTCCAAGAACGAAGCCGCCAGCAGCTTTGGCGATGACCGGATTTTCATTGAAAAATTCGTCACCCAGCCGCGCCACATTGAAATTCAGGTGCTGTGCGACAGCCACGGCAACGGGATTTATCTGGGCGAGCGGGAATGCTCGATCCAGCGGCGCAACCAGAAGGTTGTGGAAGAGGCGCCGTCGCCCTTCCTTGACGAGGCAACCCGCAAGGCGATGGGCGAACAGGCCGTGGCGCTTGCGCAGGCCGTGGATTACGCCAGCGCGGGCACGGTGGAATTCATCGTGGATGGCGCGAAAAACTTCTATTTCCTTGAGATGAACACCCGTCTTCAGGTGGAGCATCCGGTGACTGAGCTGATCACAGGTGTCGACCTTGTGGAGCAGATGATCCGCGTTGCCGCGGGCGAAAAGCTGACGCTTGCGCAGAAAGACGTGAAGCTGGAAGGCTGGGCGATTGAGAACCGGCTTTATGCCGAAGATCCCTATCGCAACTTTCTGCCCTCGATTGGCCGCTTGAGCATGTATCGCCCACCTGCCGAAACGGCCGCGGGGCCGCTTTTGGTTAACGGCAAATGGCAGGGCGAGGCACCCGAAGGGGCGGCCGCCGTGCGCAATGATACCGGCGTTTACGAGGGCGGCGAAATCAGCATGTATTACGACCCGATGATCGCCAAGCTGTGCACATGGGCGCCAACGCGCGACGCGGCGATCGAGGCGATGCGCATCGCGCTCGACAGTTTCGAGCTGGAAGGGATCGGGCACAACCTGCCGTTCCTGTCGGCGGTGATGGATCACCCGGTGTTTATGGCCGGAGAGATGACAACCGCCTTTATCGAGGAGCAATATCCCGAAGGATTTGAAGGGGTTGAGCTTCCCTCCGAGACCTTGCGCCGGATCGCGGCCTCGGCGGCGGCGATGCACCGGGTGGCCGAAATTCGCCGCACACGGGTGTCGGGCCGGATGGACAACCACGAGCGGCGCGTTGGCACCGATTGGGTTGTGACGCTTCAGGGCGAGAGCTTTGATGTGACGATTGATGCGGATCATGACGGATCAACCGTGCGCTTTGCCGACGGCAGCACCATGCGTGTCGCCAGCCGCTGGACTCCGGGCGACAGTTTGGCCGAAATCACGGTCGATGGTGCGCCGCTGGTATTGAAGGTGGGCAAGATTTCGGGCGGCTTCCGTCTGCGCTCTCGCGGGGCGGATTTGAAGGTGCATGTCCGCTCGCCCCGTCAGGCCGAACTGGCCGCGTTAATGCCTGAGAAACTTCCGCCTGATACCTCCAAGATGCTGCTGTGTCCGATGCCGGGTCTTATCGTCAAGATCGACGTGGAAGTCGGGCAGGAAGTGCAAGAGGGGCAGGCGCTCTGCTCGGTTGAGGCGATGAAGATGGAGAACATCCTGCGCGCCGAACGCAAGGCCGTGGTCAGCAAGATCAACGCCGGGCCGGGCGACAGCCTTGCCGTGGACGAAGTGATTATGGAGTTCGAATAG